Proteins encoded together in one Cicer arietinum cultivar CDC Frontier isolate Library 1 chromosome 4, Cicar.CDCFrontier_v2.0, whole genome shotgun sequence window:
- the LOC101507899 gene encoding photosystem I reaction center subunit IV A, chloroplastic-like, giving the protein MASSSMASAATGFVLSLNVVASNTNSSALSRSTMLMFPIKSNTIATSRLVVRASDDAAPATATPPADAEVAAKPKPPPIGPKRGAKVKILRKESYWYKGTGSVVAVDQDPKTRYPVVVRFNKVNYANVSTNNYALDEIEEV; this is encoded by the exons ATGGCTAGCAGCAGCATGGCATCAGCAGCTACTGGTTTTGTGCTGTCACTTAATGTTGTTGCATCCAACACAAACTCATCAGCACTTTCTAGGAGTACCATGTTGATGTTCCCTATAAAGTCCAACACTATTGCTACTTCTAGACTTGTTGTCAGGGCCTCCGATGACGCTGCACCCGCTACCGCCACTCCTCCGGCCGATGCTGAAGTAGCTGCCAAACCCAAGCCACCTCCAATTGGTCCCAAGAGAGGTGCTAAG GTGAAGATTCTTAGGAAAGAATCCTACTGGTACAAAGGCACTGGTTCTGTTGTTGCTGTTGATCAA GACCCCAAGACTCGCTACCCTGTCGTGGTTCGATTCAACAAAGTGAACTACGCGAATGTATCGACAAATAACTATGCTTTGGATGAGATTGAAGAAGTGTAA